GCGCATGAGCTGACCATGGATGTGCGGTCAACCGACAGCATTCATGCGGCCGTTGCGTGGGTAAATTCCCATTGGGGCAAACTCGATGTACTCGTCAACAACGCAGGCATTGGCATGCGCACGGTCAATAAAAAGTTTATGTTTGAACCGAAGCCCTTCTACGAGGTCTCACCGGAGGGATTTCGCAATCTCATCGAAACCAACCTCACTGGGTACTTTTTAGTCGCGCGTGCGTTTGCGCCCATGATGGTACAGCAAGGCCACGGGCGAATTATCAACATCTCCATGAACCACGAAACGATGCGACGCAAGGGATTTGTTCCATACGGCCCGTCCCGAGCCGGGGCCGAATCACTGTCCTACATCATGGCAGAAGATCTCCGCGATAGTGGGGTCAGCGTAAATATTTTGCTACCTGGCGGCGCAACGCGGACTGGCATGCTGCCAGACGAATACGCCGATGCCTTCGATTCGATGCCCGGCATCTTGTCCCCCGATATTATGGCCCGACCGATTGTCTACCTGTCGTCCCCCGAGGCGGAGGGTGTGACCGGGGAACGAATCGTGGCAACAGAATTTGACGAATGGATTCGGACGCGCAAGTCACTGACCTAATTGCAAAAAATTGACCGCTTGCGACATAGCACGTTCTCACAAGCGGTCCATTCACTCATAGGGGGTGTTGCTTAGCAATTAGACAGATAGCAACGCTCATCTGAAACTCTAGCGCAGCAACGTCAAGTAAGCGTAAATGTAGGATTAAGTTTTTGTAAGATTTCCTTTCTCGAATTTTATTGCCAAATGTTCGACCGCGAAAAAATGTGGCGTCGCCACAAGAGTGTCACAAGAGGCGCCACCAACAGGGCAACATAGAGCATGAGTCCAAAGACCGTGCCCATACGCTCGTCAGCTCCAGATAAATACGTTACCCAGATGTCGTATAACATGTGCACAAACATGACGAGGATAATTCTCCCCGTAATGATCGTCATGAGCGCTAACAATGCCCCAAGCCCGCTAAATAGAAACAGTGCGCGCAACCGGTGGGTCTCAAACTCAAGAATGTGGCCTGCACCAAAAGATAAGGAGCTCAAACAAAACGCAATGGTAAAGGCGACAGCGCGCACCGAAGCCCGATGCCACACATGGCGACTCAGCATGTGCAGCACAACGAGGACCGTCCCTATCATGCTCCATCTCCACATCTCTTCCGTACCCGCCAAAACCCCTGTCAGGTAGTCTAAAACCCCAGGATGATTGGGCACATTCGATTGACCGAAGCTAATCAACACGCTGATGATGGCGCTAAACGCCTCCAGGGCAGCAATGAAGAAAGCCGGGACCAAGATGTACAAATAGAGTCTCCAGCCAATCCCAGCCACAAGTCCACGGCGAGTGCGGCCATAACGGCGCAGCGGATCACTTTTCCGAAACAAAGTGCGCCGAAAATGTGGCAACAACACCACTAAGGAGCCAATGCTGAGCAAGATGTAGACATAACTGCACGTAATCAAAACAGCTATATCCGATCCGTTGTACAAATTTGCGAGCGTACCAAACACTGCAAATAGCACCATATAGGCGATTTGCCATGGCCTCAACCCTAGACCAAATTTTTGCGGTATCTCGGTCCAGCGAGTCATCGTCAAACCGCCCCCTTGCGAATAAAAAAGACTCCACAATTTTGTATCACAAAACAGCTTATTGGCAAATGGAAAGAAAAAGGGCGCCCATTCAGGCGCCCTTTTGATGCGAAATTTCAGTGACGGGACAAAAGACGGCGATGTTCGCGTTCAAATGAGCGATTCGTGACGACTTGAAGCCCCGCCTCACGGGCCCGCTGTTCGGCAAGGTGGTTTTGGGTACCCGGTTCGAACCAAATTGCCTTTGCCCCGGCCGCAATGGCAGCCTCCGTAACAGCCGGCGCCTCATGCGGATGTGCGACCACGTTGACAATATCCACCGGTTCCTCAATATCCGCTACAGAAGGCACCGTCACATGACCTAACACCAGGTCCTTGTCCGTATTCACGGGCAAGACTTTATACCCCTGCGACTGTTGGTAAGCTGCCACGGAATATCCCCTCGTGGCCGGATTGGAAAGTACGCCAACAGAAGCGATTACGGCGGCATTTGCCATCAAATCACTCAATGCCTCGTCAGACAACATGTCAGACATCCTCCCCTTCCGAGTTGGTTCATGCCCTTATCGATCCAACATGGACCACCAGTGTCAACCCATTGGCCCCAGCGAAGCTTTACGCCTCAGAGGGTCGAAAGGTATGGCAACAGGTCTTGGCAGAGGATGGCGCATCCTGCTTCCCTTCCAGGTCGACCATAATTTCATCCGCGATTTCGACATTAAAGTTCGCTTGCGCGTTCTCATCGACTGTTACCATGATGGCGGGCGCCGCGCAATCATTGTTGTCTCGCCAGAAGTAACAATTCGAAACACTACATTTGACATTCACATTCATGCCGGTTCCTCCCCCTAAGTCGTCGCGAACTAGTACAATTCATCAAGCGGCTCATGCAATCCCCAATTGCTTACGCACATCTGGATTCATCCGATCCGGCGTCCAGGGCGGATCGAACACGACATCGACCTTGACGTATTCGACACCCTTTACTGGTGCAACGGCGGCCTCAATGGCATCCAGAAAGCCTTCGTGGAGTGGACAATCCGGCGTGGTCAACGTCATTTTGATGTTGACTTGTCCCTCCTTCGGTTCGGAGATGTCGTAAATCAGTCCGAGGTCAACGACATTCACACGAATTTCTGGGTCGAGGACGTGAGTCAACTGCTCCTTCACCGCAGTCAAATCGACCATGTCCATTCCTCCTCGAAGGTCAAATGGCTCGCTGTTATTCTCTGCTCGACCGAACCGTCTATCCTGGTGCAAAGTTGTAAATCCAAAAGCGTTATCCATGTCGAAAACCCAAGAAGATCCAGCGTTCGCAATAAAGACAAAACTATTGGAACTAGCAGGTAGTTTTGACAAGATATTTGACTTTACAGGAGGTGTGATGTACGATGTAGTCAATACCCATTTGCATGTTATCAATATTGATAATGCTGAAGCCGTTCGAACTGGCCTCCAATGGGTCAGTATCAGAACGGCTTTATTCATGCAAATGAATTTTGTAAGTGCGTATGCACCATGGAGGAATTGGGATGCAAGAAGGTATTGTAAAATGGTTTAATTCGGAAAAGGGTTTCGGTTTCATTCAAGTCGAAGGTGCCGATGATGTATTTGTGCACTTCAGTGCTATCCAAGGCAACGGTTTCAAAACCCTGGACGAAGGCCAACGCGTAACCTTCGACATCGTTGAAGGACCAAAGGGCCCGCAAGCTGCGAACGTTGTCAAATACTAAGTGACAGATAAAGCCCATGTCCGCATGGGCTTTTTTTGTGCCCTTACATACCTTCCCGTCCCTTTGTGTTTACAATGAGGAACCGATACACTGAGTAAGGACAAGAAACCTGGAAGGAGCAAGACAGATGATACCTCTCCTGATTGGCCTAGTGGCGAGTCTCATTGGAGTTGTTGAAAGCATTATTAAAATGGCAGAGCACTACGGGAACTATCCTGGCGTCAACGCGCACACTATCGTGATGCTGGTGGTATCTATCGTGAGTGTCATCGCCTCACTGAGTGCACGACATACACCAAAACTCAGCGGTGTCGTGATGATTATCTGCGCCATCTTAGGGTTCATTTTTGTGACGTACTCCTTCCTGCCTAGCGGCGTTCTGTTGCTGCTCACCGGCATTATCGCGCTGTGCAGCTCCCCAGAAGCGGGCAAGCGACGTATGAACGCATAAGCATAAGCAACGAAAAAGACGCCCCAACAAAGGGCGTCTTTTTCGTATCAGAAGTGCATGAACACAGTGTATGAGTCGATTAAATCTCAGGTAAATCCCGTACGTCCTGCGTCATGGGTGACTGACAAACCGGGCAACGCGGTTCCGTCTCGAATGTGAAATTCTGCCGCATCCAGACGTTACATGTGTCACTTGTGCAGGACCAGATAGGGGTTTCGACATTCGGCACCACTTCTTCATT
Above is a genomic segment from Alicyclobacillus acidoterrestris containing:
- a CDS encoding SDR family NAD(P)-dependent oxidoreductase, with amino-acid sequence MSSQRLSGIHALVTGSSSGLGYAMARALLKEGATVAISSRGGEKLSKVVSQLREEGFDAHELTMDVRSTDSIHAAVAWVNSHWGKLDVLVNNAGIGMRTVNKKFMFEPKPFYEVSPEGFRNLIETNLTGYFLVARAFAPMMVQQGHGRIINISMNHETMRRKGFVPYGPSRAGAESLSYIMAEDLRDSGVSVNILLPGGATRTGMLPDEYADAFDSMPGILSPDIMARPIVYLSSPEAEGVTGERIVATEFDEWIRTRKSLT
- a CDS encoding cold-shock protein: MFGKRNEEVVPNVETPIWSCTSDTCNVWMRQNFTFETEPRCPVCQSPMTQDVRDLPEI
- a CDS encoding cold-shock protein, coding for MQEGIVKWFNSEKGFGFIQVEGADDVFVHFSAIQGNGFKTLDEGQRVTFDIVEGPKGPQAANVVKY
- a CDS encoding metal-sulfur cluster assembly factor, with the protein product MVDLTAVKEQLTHVLDPEIRVNVVDLGLIYDISEPKEGQVNIKMTLTTPDCPLHEGFLDAIEAAVAPVKGVEYVKVDVVFDPPWTPDRMNPDVRKQLGIA
- a CDS encoding DUF1540 domain-containing protein → MNVNVKCSVSNCYFWRDNNDCAAPAIMVTVDENAQANFNVEIADEIMVDLEGKQDAPSSAKTCCHTFRPSEA
- a CDS encoding CoA-binding protein, with the translated sequence MLSDEALSDLMANAAVIASVGVLSNPATRGYSVAAYQQSQGYKVLPVNTDKDLVLGHVTVPSVADIEEPVDIVNVVAHPHEAPAVTEAAIAAGAKAIWFEPGTQNHLAEQRAREAGLQVVTNRSFEREHRRLLSRH